One genomic segment of Nonomuraea coxensis DSM 45129 includes these proteins:
- a CDS encoding helix-turn-helix domain-containing protein — MMGHSRWETYKAKRLREMEADAHPHAEYEQAGRDLELGDQLREIRKRRGLSQKVVAERAGMSQPALSRIEGGGGIPDIATLLRLGAAMGVRFRVELVVDDDTTDIEPLTVHHRQLTNA, encoded by the coding sequence ATGATGGGTCACAGCCGTTGGGAAACCTACAAGGCGAAGCGTCTGCGCGAGATGGAAGCGGACGCGCACCCCCACGCCGAGTACGAGCAGGCTGGCCGTGACCTGGAGCTCGGCGACCAGTTGCGTGAGATCCGTAAGCGCCGAGGCTTGTCCCAGAAGGTCGTAGCGGAACGCGCCGGGATGTCCCAGCCCGCCTTGTCTCGCATCGAGGGCGGTGGCGGCATCCCGGACATAGCGACACTGCTGCGCCTCGGCGCGGCGATGGGGGTTCGATTCCGCGTCGAGCTCGTCGTCGACGACGACACCACCGATATCGAGCCTCTGACGGTACATCACCGCCAGCTCACGAACGCGTAG
- a CDS encoding type II toxin-antitoxin system RelE/ParE family toxin yields MSQWGIDLEPEVEAWLDSLSFPLYQRVMRNVDDHLVTGGVPDGDHMKKLKDAEGVHELRVALDRTTWRLTFWKPADKVIVILTVFRKTQDGTQTADIDRAIAARKRCEAEHDLATTHVFERSA; encoded by the coding sequence ATGTCTCAGTGGGGGATCGACCTGGAGCCGGAGGTGGAGGCTTGGCTGGACAGTCTTTCTTTTCCGCTCTACCAGCGGGTCATGCGGAACGTGGACGACCACCTCGTCACAGGCGGCGTCCCCGATGGGGATCATATGAAGAAGCTGAAGGACGCCGAGGGTGTGCACGAGCTGCGCGTTGCTCTTGACCGCACGACCTGGCGGTTGACCTTTTGGAAGCCGGCCGACAAGGTGATCGTTATCCTGACGGTCTTCCGCAAGACACAGGATGGGACGCAGACCGCCGATATCGACCGTGCAATCGCTGCCAGGAAGCGGTGCGAAGCAGAGCACGACCTAGCCACCACGCACGTGTTCGAGAGGAGCGCATGA
- a CDS encoding cyclase family protein produces the protein MVHEPNNWGRFGPDDQRGTLNLLTPSVVLDALRAATTGEVLSLALPIRGATSSPAPTTVPHLRGRPLPQHFMSVDGGDYAAGARPIGEGLCVADDALVVTPHGTTTHMDALCHMWSGDRIYNGHPAARVRSYGAARCGIEQVGGVVARGVLFDVPRRLGLDHLPAGHRIEPGALEEIGVPRPGDVAVIRTGWPKVWERSPEEYWSGQPGLSAAAGRWLAAHDVAAVAADNAAVGGLDARGLAAEGVADDLHLILLHRHGIHLIEMLWLEELAATGRTEFVFVAAPLRVEGGTGSPLTPLAIL, from the coding sequence GTGGTTCACGAGCCTAACAACTGGGGACGATTCGGCCCAGACGACCAGCGCGGCACCCTGAACCTCCTCACCCCGTCCGTCGTCCTCGACGCCCTGCGCGCGGCCACGACCGGCGAGGTGCTGAGCCTGGCCCTGCCGATCCGCGGCGCGACCTCCTCGCCGGCTCCCACCACCGTGCCGCACCTGCGGGGCCGGCCGCTGCCGCAGCACTTCATGTCCGTGGACGGCGGCGACTACGCGGCCGGCGCGCGGCCGATCGGCGAGGGCCTGTGCGTGGCGGACGACGCCCTCGTCGTGACCCCGCACGGCACCACCACCCACATGGACGCCCTCTGCCACATGTGGTCGGGCGACCGGATCTACAACGGCCATCCGGCGGCCCGCGTCCGCTCGTACGGGGCGGCCCGGTGCGGCATCGAGCAGGTCGGCGGCGTGGTCGCCCGGGGGGTGCTGTTCGACGTGCCCCGGCGGCTCGGCCTCGACCATCTGCCCGCCGGGCACCGGATCGAGCCCGGCGCGCTGGAGGAGATCGGCGTGCCGCGGCCCGGGGACGTGGCGGTGATCCGTACCGGCTGGCCGAAGGTGTGGGAGCGGTCGCCCGAGGAGTACTGGTCGGGCCAGCCGGGGCTGTCGGCGGCGGCCGGACGCTGGCTCGCCGCGCACGACGTCGCCGCGGTGGCCGCGGACAACGCCGCGGTCGGCGGGCTCGACGCGCGTGGCCTGGCCGCCGAGGGCGTGGCCGACGACCTGCACCTCATCCTGCTCCACCGGCACGGCATCCACCTGATCGAGATGCTGTGGCTGGAGGAGCTGGCGGCGACGGGACGGACGGAGTTCGTGTTCGTGGCGGCCCCGCTGCGCGTCGAGGGCGGCACCGGCAGCCCGCTGACCCCGCTCGCGATCCTCTAG